The sequence aaaaaaaataaattaaaaagggTCGCCATATCCAAAGACATAAACCCCCAAGCCACATCCTATACCTAATATACCTACCTATGACCCTGCAACGACGCAACACCGCAGCTCCtgtatgcattttttttttattcaaaaagAAATTTCAGTGATCTTAAATAGAGCTTACATCATAATCTTGAGTAATCCAACCTTGGATGCCCGAAGGATACTCATTAAAGAATTCAAAACTTAATTTTGTGGACCTAGCTTTCTTGGCGATTTTATCAGCCACTGTATTGGAAGTCCTCCTAACTGAGTTACATTTCCAGTGCCTAATTTTATTCAATAGAAACTTAATGTTTAAAACTAAACCTTGGTTCATCCAATGAACACAGGGTACCTGTTCATTAATGGACTTAATTAAAACTTCATTATCATATTCAAAAACTACATGAGTAAGACTTCTTGTAACGGCTAGAGAAACAGATGCCGTCAAAGCTTTGCATTCCAACTCCACCTCTATTCCTTGCATCATTCCTACATTAAAGTATTGACCTTGCACACCATGGCAGTGACCTGCAAAATTTCTAATTATCAGTCTTGTACCTCCTTGTAAAGATTCCTTAAAAAAAGATGCATCTATGTTTATTTTAAGATATCCAAAATCTGGAGGCTTCCATTTATGAATCTGCAACTGAGTGTTAAGATTAACAGCATGAGAAGGAACATAATAAACCATCTTGTTTATGTTATCCAGAGTCATAACCCTATTTGGATCATGATTCTGAAATTTTTTGGAGCATCTGTCTTTCCAAATTGACCAAACAAAAACCATAAGAAGTTTATTTAAGCTCTCCGTTGAAATCTCTGTTCCAAAATTCAAATTAGCACGTGTATGGAACCAAGAAATAACCCGATAAAAGAACCATGCTGAGCCAAGATATTACCCACATTAATGCTTAATGTTAACCAGATAGACCTAACATATGGACAAATGAGAAATATATGATCACATGACTCACTAGAAAAACCACACAAATTACAGTGAGTTTCAATACCACATTTGTACCTAGAAAGTTTGTCTCTAGTTGGAACAATGTCTTGGATACATTTCCAGACAAACAACTTGACCTTATGAGGAAGTTTAATCTTCCACAAAGTTTTCCAAACCTGTTGAGGAATGACATAAGTCCCAGTAACAACTTCAGATTGTCTTGTCATAACATTATACACACTTTTAACAGAAAACAAACCTTTTCTGTCAAGAAACCAAATGAGTGTATCATTTCCTATAACAGGGACATTCATATCAAGTATTTTACTAGCACTAATAGGTTCAAAAAGATAATGAATAGGAGACTCTTTCCAATTCCTAGTGCCTTCATGAAAGATATCAGAACCATAAGTATAAGAGACAGTATTAACTAAACCATCAGCAGAAACAGGTGGATGACCCAATCCTATGACCCAATTATCCATCCAAATGTTAATCCTAGTTCCACATCTAACAGTCCAAATACTGTTATTCTTAATGATTTCTATGCATCTATAAATACCTCTCCAGATCCAAGAGCAAGATTCATTCAGTTTTTGTAGATGAAAAATACTGCAACTATGAAAATACTTTGCTCTCAGAATTTGTATCCATAATTCATCATTATCACTAATGATTTTCCAAACTAGTTTACatatgagagagatattaaagGTTTCAAGGTCCCTAAACCCAATCCCACCTAAGTCCTTAGACTTGTTTATATTGTCCCAAGCAATGAACTTAATACCTTTACCTGTTTTATGTCCCCGCCAGAAATTCAGCTGCAAAGAATCAAGTCTATTAATAAGAGTGGTAGGAATCTTAAAACACCCCATTTGATATGTAGGCAAACAATTCAACAAGATTTAATCAAAGTAGATCTACCTGCTTGATTTAGAGTGGTACCTATATAGTTTCTAAGTCTAGCTTCAAAGGATTGAGCTATGAGATCAAAATATTTTACCTTAGAATGCCCAAGTAACAACGGAGCACCAAGATATTTCTCTGAATCAACAACTAGAGACATATTAAGAGCATTAGCAAGAGTGTCACAAGTATATGGACTTAAATTGTTGCTAAAATAAACACAAGACTTTTCAAAATTGAGCATCTGACCTGGAAGGTTACCAAATTCCTTAATGATCTGCAAAATATTGTTAACATGCTGCATATTGGCTTGTCCAAAGATCaaaatatcatcagcaaagagtAAATGAGTAATAGGAGGAGCTTTCCTAGACACTTTAACacccacaatatcttttttcaatTCAACAACAAGCATTGATCTACAAAGATATTTCATTGcaagaataaaaagataagggGGTCAAGGATCCCCTTGTCTTATCCCTCTAGTAGGTTCAAATTGATCACAGGGAGAACCATTTAGCAAAACATTTATACTAGTAGTGGAGACACATTGCATGATAAGATTGCAAAATTCAGATTTAAAGCCAAATCTTTCAAGAACTTTATTGAGAAAATTCCATTCAAGTtcgtcaaaagcttttgacaggtcAAGTTTGAGAGCCATTGTGCCACTGGAaccttttttttgtttcattgaaTGAATCATTTTATGAgcatttataatattttcatgaatggCTCTTCCTGGCACAAAGGCATCCTGATAAGGAGAGACTAATTTTTTAAGCAAAGGTTTAATTCTATTGGCTAAAATTTTAGAAATAACCTTATAAGAGGCATTacatagaccaattggtctaaattcAGCTGGAATTTTAGGACTTTTACATTTAGGGAGGATATATAAGTCCTATTTAGACTTCTAGGCATATAACCCCTTTGGAAATTTTTTTGAACCACATCAACAATGTCTTTTCCTACAACTTTCCATTGAGTTTGATGAAAACATGCTTGGAAGCCATCAGGACCAGGAGAGCTCCAAGCAGGCATATGTTTAACAACATTTTCAATTTCAGAGTAACTTGGCATAGTAAAAAGCATATAATTATCAGCATCAGTAAGAACTTTTGGAATAATATCAAAGGAATTATCAGACAAAACAGGATTTGAAGAACATGAGACAACACTAAAATGATTAGTAAGCAATCTACTAATATCATTTCTATCCCTGAGCCAGTTACCATTATGATCACATAGAGCATTTAATACTATTAGTGTGCAATCTTTTATTAACCATAGAATGAAAATATCTAGTGTTATTATCCATATCAAAAACTGTCTTATCCCTAGATTTTTCCTTTGTAAAACTCATTTTGAATTTTATACCATTTCTCTAAGTCACTTGTAATAGCCTTGACTCTATCATGTTGACTGTTAGATCTAGTATCATTCTGagcattttccaaagatttttgaAGATTATATATATTCTTTTGAATATCTCCAAACTCCATTCTATTCCACTGAGATAAAGCAATCCTAGAACTATGTTGCCTTTGATTTAGTTTAAAAGCAGGACTACCATGCACATCAACATTCCATGAAGATTCAATATTATGTTTGAAAGTACTATGCTCAATCTAAGTTCTGAAAAATTTAAAAGGCCTCCAAAGATTTCTAGGTATAGGATCAGTAATAAGAAGCACATGACAATGATCAGAAGCAACAAAATTCAAGTGTAAAAGCTTAGCATTATGAAAATTCAAAACTAATCATTATTACCTAAAGCCATATCCAATCTAGCCTTTTTAACTCTTGTTCCATAAGAATTACGAGTCCAAGTATAGTTTCAACCTTCATATCCAATATCAATTAGTCCAGCATCATTGACGGCATTTTGAACCTAAGTGTCAGAACTTGTATTATTCATATCCAAATGAAAATTTAAATCCCCTAATACTAACCAAGGTTGATGGACATCCTTGCTAAACTCAGAAATAAAATTCCATTGAGTTTTTTTAGGTTCAAAATAGGTTGGTCcatacataaaataaaataagacctTAGGCTTACTAGGACACAATTGAATTGTAACATGAATGATATTATTTTCACAACCAATAACTTCAACATCAATACCATCCTTCCACATAAGAATAAGTCCTCCAGCATATCCTACTCTATCAATGCAAGCATGATTAGGGTAATGAACAAAATTAGCTACCGAGATCATTCTTTCCTCATCAATTTTAATTTCACATAAAAATATACAATCATGGCTTTGAGTTTTGACTAAGTTTTGAAATTGATCCTTTGTAAATTTGTTAGCAATACCTTGCAcattccaagataaaatcttcattTTGAAATTTAAAAACTTTAAGTCAAATAAGAGAATATGAAAAAAAACTGAACACCTTAGTCTCCTTAGTGTTGCTATGTTGAGTATCCCTTGTTGTGACCATGTGTGTTGCCTGTGTGCTTCCCAGTTTGCCATTAATACCATGTTCAAAAACTTGGTTAACTGGAATATCATTTATTTGCCTCTTTCCCAGTCTTTCACCATTAAcattatcttcatcaacaacttcaCCAGTACTACTTGAACCTATAACATAGCCATCCTTTGGAGGTTCAAAAACATCACCCTTATTCTGCTCTTTACTTGCAAGGTTAGGTACTTGATCACCTCCTCTTGCAATCTCAATTTGCTTCCTCTCTCCCTTCTTAATTTCTCCAAAAAAGTGTGGTTTAGCATGTGCCTTTGCCAGATAATCTGCAACAGGCTTACAAGCATCATTTGGATGATTAATAATGTAACATTTAGGACaaacattgtgaggttgcttctCATAAAAAAGCTTGATCCATCTTGTCGATTTAGCATTAGTTATTACCATAACTCCCCTCCTCAAAGGATAATTGATGTCTACTTGTACACACACCTTCACAGGTACCCCATCCACAAGAACACCATCTTCAGGCTCAATTGCCAGCAAATAACCCATAATGTTAGCAATTTTAGTGATGGATTTGACATTCATATGCTCTGGAAGAATTTTCTTAATTTGGATCCAGAAAACTTGCttgctccaatataattcttgatAGATAACTCCAGAATTATAACAAGGGAGATTAACCAAATACCCATTGAATCTCCAAGGACGAGTATCAAACACCTTCTTACGAGTGTCTTCATCCTTGAACCGAAATTCCATAATGTTATTATTTATCTCAAAAACTTTGACATCACCAGCTGGGATAAAATTCCAGATGAAACCCATGAATTTTTCTACTGATTTGAGACCCATTTTTCCTTTTACAAAATATTTCCCAACCATACTAAATTCATCTTCAATGTCATACTTTCCTTCAGTATTCTCTGATTGATGATAAACAATCTCATCTATATCACCCAGATCCAAAGCTGCTTGCATAAATTTCGAAACAAGATCAGTAATCAAATTGGAACTTGATTCTGCCATTTTCTTAACAACAAAAATTTGATACATTAATAAGATATTTTTTGAATGGAATAATCCCTTTGAAATCCTCCATTTATAAAGTTCTAACCCTAGAAAACTTGGGAAGAAATTGGTATTCTGGTTGAAATTATCCCTAGTATGCCGTAATTGAGAAGATATCATTGACTGATTATTTACTTCTAATGAGAAACAGTCAGTTGAATAAGGAAAGTGATAGTTGTAGATGATACCAATAATAACAAGAGAGATTAACGGAACTGTTGTGTAACGGAAATTTTGAgatttcaatttcattcaaaCTCGGTATCCTCCAACCCACTGAGTTACTGGAAAGAAACGTCTGAGAAAAAAATCCAGTTGAACAATCATGGAAAATTTGAGAAACACAATAGCTTCAAAAAGCATCATAACAACTTTTGCAAACGCTTGAATCACAACTATAAACTTGGTAAACACCATctgacataaaaaataaaaatctcttgAAATCTAAAGAGTATTTTGGAATTAAAGGAAAAGATATGATTTAACAGGCATATTTCAAGGAAAAATCTACTAACAAAATactaatcaaaaatcaaaacataaAACAGATCAGAGAAttgaaaaaatatcaaaaatcatTAAAGAAAAATTTGATGAGTTGACTCAGCTAAGTCGCCGATCCTCAGAGCTCTCCGAGAGAAATATCCAGCGCTTGtatatgcaagcaacttgggcctCCTGTATACATGTTGTTCGTGCCAAATGATCCAGTATTGCAGCTTAAGTACCTAAGGCGAATTCACAAAGTTTAAAATGTGGACTAAATAGACGTCTCTGACCCTGAGGTCTTCGCAAACCattttgtaaaaaaaaggtaATTGTCTCTGTAACCTTTCTTTGCAAATATCAGAAAACAAAACACGATCAATTGTTTTACTAAAGAAGTAAAGTGGGAAGAGATCCACGATTTTTCAGTCGAGTAAGTTTAATCTTTCACTAAGAATCACATTTCTTTCTTAAATGCGAATACTTGGTTGAGTGCTCAATTTATTTTGAATCAAACAAGCATAAAACAACCAACTTCCGCTTAATTTTGGGTCATTttcaataaattttggtttgggTTTGGTTATGTTAGAGAATCTATTTCTCACCGTGTGACCCACATGTGTAAACTGACAGGTGTTAGTTAAACATTAGTTAGTAACTGGTGTTAGTAGGTAGCCGGTTATTGGTCACAGCTGTCATGAGTCGGTTTGTTGAAACCTTTAAATATTTGTCCTTTGTTTTCTGTGTCTGTAATGAAAACTCTTTTCAAGAatttacaaattaaatcaaataCACTTTCAGAGAGATTGTTTAACAACTTTCTTCtctctaacatggtatcagataccgattcaaaaccctaaaaatcctttAACCAAAATGATCTTTCATTCATTACCAGAATTCATcaacaatggttgaatctgaAAAACATATCCCACTCACCTTCAAACCACCATCAAAACTATCTTCAACAAATTACAGTTTATGGAAATCGCAAATTGTACCCCTACTTCGAAGTTACAATCTCTTTAGGTTTGTTGATGGATCATTTCAATGTCCAGTTAAATTCTTTCGCAAATCAACTGCTGCTGGTGAAGCTGTTCTTGCTACATAAACGCTTCTAGATCCCGATCCAGATAATGATTTTGTTCGTAATCCACTCTACAACTATTGGATTAATCAAGATCAAGTCATTCTTTCATGGTTGTTCAACGCCTGCACTGAAGGGACTCATTCTCAGGTACTTGATTGTACATTTTCTCATGAAATCTGGACTAGATTAGAACATAATTTCAATGCTAATACTAGGTGACGATTGATGCAACTTAAATATGATTTAGTAAACTTAAAGAAATCCAGTGAATCAATGGTTGTTTACTTCAACAAAGCTAGATCTCTATCCTATCAATTATCTCATATTGGGCGAGCAATATCAGATGAAGATTTAGTGTTTCATATCCTTCATGGATTACCATCTGAGTTTAATTCTTTCAAAACCTCCATAACCACGGAACAATTGAAGAATGACAATCTCATTACCTCATCAGAATTATTAGGATTGTTGTTGTCTGAAGAACTGCGAGTGAACTCTGAATCAAAATCTGATCTCTCTGCAGCTTCTGCAAATATTTCCACTCATCAATCTAACTATTTCAATCCTAATtcatcatttgattatcaataccCTGGATTTTACCCTCAACCAACAACTTATTTTCAGCAATATCCTGGTACTTATAATCATTCACCTTCCTATACAAATCAGAGAGGTTCATTTAACAGATTTCATGGAAATCGAGGTAATAGAGGTGGTGGTAATTATAGAGGTGGTTTTCGTGGTGGTCGGTCTGATTATGGTGGCAGAAATGGTGGAAGATttcataataataaaaataacttCTTTCCACCACAACCTCAATCTCAACACAATAACACCTTACTTCCTTGTCAAATCTGCAAGAAAGATGGTCATCAAGCTCCTACCTACAAATACAGATACTATG comes from Papaver somniferum cultivar HN1 chromosome 7, ASM357369v1, whole genome shotgun sequence and encodes:
- the LOC113295145 gene encoding uncharacterized protein LOC113295145, yielding MLVVELKKDIVGVKVSRKAPPITHLLFADDILIFGQANMQHVNNILQIIKEFGNLPGQMLNFEKSCVYFSNNLSPYTCDTLANALNMSLVVDSEKYLGAPLLLGHSKLNFWRGHKTGKGIKFIAWDNINKSKDLGGIGFRDLETFNISLICKLVWKIISDNDELWIQILRAKCGTRINIWMDNWVIGLGHPPVSADGLVNTVSYTYGSDIFHEGTRNWKESPIHYLFEPISASKILDMNVPVIGNDTLIWFLDRKGLFSVKSVYNVMTRQSEVVTGTYVIPQQVWKTLWKIKLPHKVKLFVWKCIQDIVPTRDKLSRYKCGIETHSWFFYRVISWFHTRANLNFGTEISTESLNKLLMVFVWSIWKDRCSKKFQNHDPNRVMTLDNINKMVYYVPSHAVNLNTQLQIHKWKPPDFGYLKINIDASFFKESLQGGTRLIIRNFAGHCHGVQGQYFNVGMMQGIEVELECKALTASVSLAVTRSLTHVVFEYDNEVLIKSINEQVPCVHWMNQGLVLNIKFLLNKIRHWKCNSVRRTSNTVADKIAKKARSTKLSFEFFNEYPSGIQGWITQDYDVSSI